The following nucleotide sequence is from Zea mays cultivar B73 chromosome 1, Zm-B73-REFERENCE-NAM-5.0, whole genome shotgun sequence.
AATCAATTGAATCAGAATGTCCTTCCAACCCCAAATTCTTAATTATTATTAAGTTTTATGATGTGCTCTTACAATGTTACAATTGTACTCATGCATGGTGTTACCTTTTCATGTTTGTCGAGATGACTCGAAACTCATTGTTCCTGAACTGTTAGTTAAGAACATAAGTTAAAAACCATCTCATAAGTTTAAAACCATCTCATAAGAACACATAGCCAAAAAGCTTCATATGGCCACAAAGCTTAGTAATTATAATTCAGCTTCCATTTGGTCGCATATAGCTTGCTTCGCACTGCAATTTTGGGGTTTTAATAACTTGGTTATCTGACACATCCTTTTTAACACAATCAAGTTTGATTCCTACCACAATCGGTTTGAACTATAGCAATTTTACAGGAGCACTACCAGTTTAAGAACATCATTGGCCCAAGAGAAATGGAATCAACTTGATCTTTTTTTCTTATGTAAAATCAATCCAAAAGCAATACCAATTAATACTTATGCAATCTTAAAATCTAAAAATGATTTAACAAATTCTAGTGCAGTACGACATTTTTTCCTTTAATGGATTCCTTCGCTTGTAAACAACACATATTCATCAGTGAATAAGGCATCAGGAGAGGAGTAATAGACATTCCAAATGGGCATCACCACTAAGAGAGTCGAAACAAAACGAGAGGGcaatccatgctttagtaattagTCAATTATCATTGTCTCACTCTTACCTTTGTCTCACCAGCTGTTCTTTCGTCTCACGGAGTCGTTTCCTCATGACAGCCTCCTCATCAAGTACTGAAAAAACAGGAAAAAATCAAATCAAAATTAGCACGGTCTACCCCAATACTATTACAACTGTTTAATCCCTGAAGCATAATAAGAACAGTAAGGAAGCAAATAAGGAATAGGAATAGAGGGAGGGGAGCCATGGGGAGAGACATCCATCACGAGAGTACAAACATGCGCTTCTTTTATAACACATTTTTTTTCTACTCTTTTTTTCTGTAAAAATAAACTATTTTTTAAAAAATGCATATATATATTTTAATTTATGTGTTTCCTTAGTTTTCATATTTTTTCGAAAGTACAAGCAAACACGTTAATCAAACGCAACGTAGTTAGATATTttcaaacgtttaactaaatatCTCTCTGAACCGGTGTATAGAGTGTATGGTCCTGCCCATGCTCTCCAACATTGTGCTCCATCTTCTCCCCTCATGTCTAGTGACCTCCCTCCTTGCTCTATATATGGAGTGATTTCCCTCTCCCCCATTCTTTAATTAGTTTGTTTCTCTTATATTATGGTAGTACAAATAGTTCATAATTTTGTAAAACTAAAAAACTGATAAGAAAATGTTAAATAACTGAATTATAATATATAAAAGAGCTGTATAGCGTGAATGATTGAAATGTCTTGTATATGTGGAGAGTATCTATGATGTAGTAAAATATAGTAGAAACTACATTTAGGGCCCCTTTGGTAGGGcttatttttcagcttcggctCTGGCTCATGCAAAAGTTGTGCCAAACACCTCTTTTTCAAATGGCTTCACCAGTGAAGTGCTTTTCCAAAATGAACTAGAGGGCATGAGCCAAAAAAGTGGCTCACCCGGCTTCAGCTCACGTCATTTTTGCACAATAGCCCTTCCACCAGTCCAAAATATTTTTTTTTGGGTCCTGCCCTCAATCCTTAGCCACGTACAGGAGAGATAAACTATACAAGggtctttctgaaaaacaacctatAAGCCGTTTTGCCAAATAATTTTTCAGAATGGCTTTGGCTCATCTAAAGAAGTGGTTTCACCTCGTGAGCCAGAGCCAAAACCGTTTTTAGAGAAGCCAGAGCCCTGCCAAAGAGACCCTTACATGGCCTTACGCATGGCAATTGCACCGTCTGAACGGAGAACGCGAGAACGCGAGTGTAGATTCGCACGTGAAAATACACAAAACGGCATCGGCAGCCTGCCAGTGTGGGCCTTCGCTCCGCGGATCGGCAGTTGCCAAAAATTTGGGAGTGGAAACGAAAAACCCGCCCGCTCGCCTCTCCCGCTCGGAGGTGGCTAAAAATTCGCGAGGGGTGTTTAAAAAATAAACGGGAGGGAAGCCCAAAAGACGCCGCGGCCGGGCGGATACCAAAAATTTCGCTGCCGCCTTCTCGTCTTCCTTAAAACCGCTGCTCTTCAACATCAATTTCGCCGCCGCGGCATCGCGCCTGATTGTTCTACTACCCCGCCGCGCCTTGGCATTGCGCCTGAATCCTGATTCGATTTTCTGCTACCCCGTCGCGCCACCGCATCTCGCCATGGTGTCCTCCTGCATCGTCCGCCGCAAGCGCTCCCGGTCGCCGACACACTGTTTCGACTCCGGGAGCCGCACGCGCCCACGCCCCTCGCCGTCCTCCCCCGACGTCGGCCGCAAGCGTTCCCGGTCGCCGCCGCACTGTTCTGACCGCGAGGGCCGCAAGTGCACGCGCCCCTCAGCGTCCCCCTACGGCGGCCCCAACCGCTCCCTGTCTACATCGTGCGGTTTCGACTCCGCGCGGTTTGAGCGCGCGCGCCTGACGACGGGAGATGGCAAAGTCGCGGCGGTGGCATCGCTCTCCGACGATATGCTCCTGGAGGTCTTCAAGCGGCTGCCGCCCCCGCGCGACGTCATCCGCTGCGCCGCGGTGTGCCGCCGCTGGCGCCGCGTCATCTCCGGCGCTGGAGCGGCATGTCTTCCCAGGCCGCCTAGCCATTTCGGTTTCTTCCGCAACTACGGTCCATCGCCGCTGCCCCCGTTCGTGCGCACCGCGGGCCTCTCCCTTGACATCAGTTTCCTCCCGGTGCCGCCCGCGTGCGGCGCGGTCCTCGTCGACTCCCGCAACGGCCGACTACTCTTGCGGGAACTCGGCCCTGGCTACCCTCGCGAACTCAGGCTCCTCGTCTGCAGCCCGCTGGAGAAGGCGTACGTTCGGGTGCCGCCTCTGTGCATAGCGGAGCACATGGTGGCGTGTAGCGTGCTCGTCCCGGGGGAAGGCGATGCATTCCGCGTGGTGGTTGTCCTCTTCGGCAACGACCCGAAACACTTCAGTGTTCTCGTCTACTTTTCGATATCTTCCGCTTGGGAGTCTGCCACTGGGCCGGTTCATCGGAATCTGGTCCCTCGTCAAGGCCCATCAGTCGTCGTCGGAGATGTCATGTACAAGCTGCAGAGCGAAGAGAAGTACATCATGGTTGTCGACGCGGTCCAGATGACTCTGTCGGCGGTGCCCCTTCCTGATGCCAGAACGCTCCTCTACGCTGGTAACCACTGGATTGGCAGGACACCGGACGGCCGGCTTTGTTTCTTCGTGATCAGGGAGCAGCTTACTCTCGCCACCTGGGTTCTCCAAGCACCTGGGAAGTGGGTGGAGCAGCAACCCGTGGACCTGCGCACGCTGATGCACCCGGCGTTTATGGGTGATCTCGCCCACATGAAGCTCTCGGCGAAGATGTCGGACCAGCTCCGTGGCTTCAAACTTGTGAGCTTCGCAGCGTTCTGTGAGGGTACATGCACGCTGTTCTTTGTCATGGCAGATTGGGTTGTGATGCTCGACCCTAGGACGAGGAGACTGCTGAGGCTGTGGCGCAACAGTGATGAGTCGCGGCCATTGGGTGATGTATACCCGTGTGAGATGCTGCAGTGGCCGCCAGTGCTTAAGAACTTTGGCGGGTCTGAATCAGATGAGGCGGGTATTTAAAATACGACTTGGCGGCGTAGTGTTTGTGGTGATTTGACTAGAAAAGTTGTGTGCCACGCTATATGGCCGCTTATTGTCATGAATCCATGTATGTGAACTGAATTCAATTGGGAAAACACGGATTTGAATGAATTCCAATTCAATGTATTTTTCCATATAGTTTTCTTGTTCGGACAGTTTTTTCATTTGTTTATTGTAAATCTTTGAAGATGGCACACTATTATAGCCCTATTTAGCTTTGTTGTCCAAATTTAGGAATAATATCTCCAATATTTCAAATTTCAATCAAGCTTGTCTGCTAGAGTCATAAGACATGGAGCATGATGAAGTGTATCTTGGGTTTTCTGAACTTTGTTGATGTTGGCTTCTAAGCTGACTCCAATTAATCATATATCCATGAAGTCAACTGAAATTTGCTGGTTAGCTTGACATTCATACCCCTTTTCATGACTGCTTCCTAGCTAGTTCGTTGTTTTTTACTCTAATGAATTTTATGCTTGACAGATCTGTCATAGCATTTCGTTGAATGAAAACTTTGCATCGTGATGAGTTGGTCAGGTTTTGAACCTGAACTTCTTATACTCTGCTTTTCAATTGTTAAAGTGTTACTTTAAGTTATGTGAAAATTTACAGGACTTGGTCAATATCAGAAAGAGTTGGTCAGGTTCTGAACTTCTTATACTCAGTTCAAGTTATGTGAAAATGTACAGGAATTTAAAATTATGTTTCCAGTACATGAAAATTTCTATTTGATTTCGTGTGGAATGTGGATGTTGGTGTAGGCAAGTGCTGCTGGTATCTTTTCTACTGCGGCAAAATTAGGACAATTCAGTTGGAGTATACTGATGCTAAAGAAAGCGTCTTGCAAGCTGCCCAGAAGGCACTCGAGTGTGAATTATTATAGTTGTCATTTACGTTACAGCTTCTGAACTAAACAATATCTAAAGCTCTTCACCTCTATGTTTCTGTTTTCAGCTTGGAAAATTTGCAGTTGGGAGAAGTTCAATAAAAACTTGCATTTCTTAGTTTAGGACTTTAAACTATCTTGCACAGCCTCATGTTGTCAGCATTTTTGCAGAGGTATATACCGCTATGGTTACCTAGTGCATCGGGTGCCCAAAGGCGTCAATTTAGTTATAGGTAATGCCTTCCTCGCGCGCATAAAAAAAATGATGTCTGGTTGCATTTCCTAAAACACTGTGACTATATTAAGTTGTACAATCCCCCAATCAAACAAACGGGGATGTAGTTCAGATGGTAGAACGCTCGCTTAGCATGCGAGAGGTACGGGGATCGATACCCCGCATCTCCATTTAGTTCTTTTGTTTTCTCTCTTTTTATGTCTCTTATTTATCCTATTCCAACTGCAGCAGCACGTCTGAATCTGGATTACTTCCTCATCAATGTAGCGAAGAGAAACACGGTTACTAACAACATACAATCTTCATTTTTCTCTGTAGCGTAACTAGGGTCCAAAATTTCGTTTAGAAGATTCGAATTTCGTTTTTGTTGACCAAATTTTGACTTTTGTATTTTTATATTTTTGAATTAAGATCCAGTTAAAACCGGACTGAAATCCGTTTCGAAAGTGAGCGAAAACGAGAAAAAATGTTGAAATTCGGTGTTACTGGAATGAGAAAGTAAACTAGTGAGCAGGGGACATCTCTAATCTAGAGCCTTGTGCTTTGTCTCCTTGTTACAAAGTATAATTAAAAAAACAGAGCCTAAGTCTCGCAGGTAATAAACTCTAAATTTTACGATACAAGCCTTAAGGATCGTAGTATCAtgattatttctatttatttttaaattaaaattatttAAGAGATCTAATTTTtgtaaaaaaatatataaatcaTGATCCATTACTATCCCTGCTCCCACGACACAATCGGGATATACATCACATCCTGATAATGGTGATAATTTATAGGTGCATTGAATGACAGCCCTGGCATACTTATCGATCCGAAGGCCTCTTTCATAGTTAATTTTGAAAAATAAAAATGGACACGAAAATCCTGTTTCAAAGGAAACCTGAATGCAAGTTGCCAAATTACGAATGCTGCTTTTTAGCATAAGCATAGACCTAATCATGGAGCATTGCGATATGGATTGGTGCATTTTTTAGCATTTTAATGAAAAACCTTTTGCGCAAATGAAAGAGGTTGTGCTACGCACTAGCGCATGGCCACATATCCAGGGAACTTCAATTCTAATAGACACTGTTTTAGATCCACACGAGGAAAGGAAAAGAGGGAGGATAATTTGACTCACCAATAGGTTAGACTAGCGAACATATGCAAACAATGATAATACAAATATTTCTTGTATGCACTTGAATATTAGAATAATACATAGATCTCTATCAAGATCTTTCTCTACCTGATTTATAGAAACTAAGATTAGGGAGGTGATATGGGGGATTAGACACATAAGTCAACTGATCAATCACCTAAACGGAAAATAGACCAATCAGCCTAAAGCAACAAGCCAATCACCTAAACAGAAAAGGAGATAAACTGTAACACACTTATAGTTAAAACATTTATAGGACCGACGTTAAAACTTGAGCGAAATTTGCAAAAAAAGTAGGAAGCCTAAGATGTCAACAAATTAGAATGTCGTCAGAACACGAAGAACGCGAACATCACCAATACCAATACGCTTCCGTATAAAGTAGAAATCGATCTCAACATGTTTCATATTTTGATGTTGAATAGGGTTGATCGATAAATAGACAACACCGAAATTATCACAAAAGACCAAAGTGTTCTTCGTCATGAGACTATGAAGTTCTTGTAGCAACTGTTGAAGCCAACAAGCCTCAGCCACACCATTGCCAAGTGGCAACCatgtcacactcggatttaatgggtaaagtcgggtgcgtctcatatgtgcgccaaagaagaacaatacatataatgaccaagtgtatatAGATAATTGTCATAAatattattacatagtggaagtatcttacaaaaataaatgataacaataaagcgaactaataattattccttggtgccatcaagctgactgggagacgctgcctagatcaactcgtactcctcattgtaGACCTCCTCCTGGAATACCTTCTCTTCACCTGTTGAAAGGAAAAtatgctcttgggccatttctaagtattttggtgattaagtgtccaacataaatggttatgtgttaaactatgccaaatggtggacaaagtgtaaatcaatacaaaggtatgattctagacttagtacattggttttagtgtactaacatatttgtctaagtgatagaatcagagaaaagacaaatggaaaagacttggctcgagcagccaagactctgctcagtctgggtgcaccggactgtccggtggtgcaccggacagtgtccggtgcgccatgctggctctggtgaaaaggccgctctcgggatatcgtcggcggtgtacggctaaaaatcaccagactgtccggtggtgcaccggactgtccggtgagccaacggtcggccgcgcaatccgcgcgtgacacgtggcctagccaacggtctgatgggggcaccggactgtccggcgtgcaccgggcagtgtccggtgcgccaatggctccaaatcgtcaacggtcggctgcgctagaataggaaagaaatctgcaccggactgtccggtgcaccagtcgacagaaggcaagaattgccttcctggattgctctcaacggctcctagctgccttggggctataaaagggaccccta
It contains:
- the LOC100274409 gene encoding uncharacterized protein LOC100274409, which translates into the protein MVSSCIVRRKRSRSPTHCFDSGSRTRPRPSPSSPDVGRKRSRSPPHCSDREGRKCTRPSASPYGGPNRSLSTSCGFDSARFERARLTTGDGKVAAVASLSDDMLLEVFKRLPPPRDVIRCAAVCRRWRRVISGAGAACLPRPPSHFGFFRNYGPSPLPPFVRTAGLSLDISFLPVPPACGAVLVDSRNGRLLLRELGPGYPRELRLLVCSPLEKAYVRVPPLCIAEHMVACSVLVPGEGDAFRVVVVLFGNDPKHFSVLVYFSISSAWESATGPVHRNLVPRQGPSVVVGDVMYKLQSEEKYIMVVDAVQMTLSAVPLPDARTLLYAGNHWIGRTPDGRLCFFVIREQLTLATWVLQAPGKWVEQQPVDLRTLMHPAFMGDLAHMKLSAKMSDQLRGFKLVSFAAFCEGTCTLFFVMADWVVMLDPRTRRLLRLWRNSDESRPLGDVYPCEMLQWPPVLKNFGGSESDEAGI